The Oceanotoga teriensis genome window below encodes:
- a CDS encoding NAD(P)/FAD-dependent oxidoreductase, with translation MIYNTDVVVVGGGAAGLAAALGAADENAEVILVEREDDVGGVLNQCIHNGFGLQYLKEDLTGPEFKEIMQEKIFNPKIRILPKSYILGVNKDKSVFLVNKYGVHTINTKTMVIATGARERPFSSIGIAGKRPSGVFSAGLAQRYMNLMNLKPGNSALIVGSGDIGLIMARRLTLEGVDVKAVIEIMSYPGGLERNIQQCLKDFNIPLYLSRSVKEISGEERVEKILTTKVDERFNYVDGEDMIFEVDTLISSVGLIPNIKPFDFLNHDNGFITSNTNQTSADWIFAAGNCTVVFDLVDYVAAQGEKAGRFAAKKALKNYEDDKIIKLQKSKNIGIMYPTYINTDFKGELFLRVKKPFNKICIEIPEYGIKKVINEAIPSEMIKIQLRDIKNFNEIIEVKAYEIV, from the coding sequence ATGATTTATAATACAGATGTTGTTGTTGTTGGCGGTGGAGCGGCTGGTCTAGCAGCGGCATTAGGTGCAGCAGATGAAAATGCCGAAGTTATTTTAGTTGAAAGAGAAGATGATGTTGGTGGAGTTTTAAATCAATGCATACATAATGGTTTTGGACTTCAATATCTAAAAGAAGATTTAACCGGTCCTGAATTTAAAGAGATTATGCAAGAAAAAATTTTTAATCCAAAGATAAGAATATTACCAAAATCATATATTTTGGGAGTTAATAAAGATAAATCTGTTTTTCTTGTTAATAAATATGGTGTTCATACGATTAATACAAAAACTATGGTTATTGCAACAGGGGCAAGAGAAAGGCCATTTTCGTCTATAGGAATAGCTGGTAAAAGACCTTCAGGAGTCTTTTCGGCAGGACTTGCTCAAAGATATATGAATTTAATGAATTTGAAACCAGGAAATTCAGCTTTAATAGTCGGTTCTGGTGATATAGGACTTATAATGGCGAGAAGACTTACTCTTGAGGGAGTTGATGTTAAAGCTGTTATTGAGATTATGTCATATCCTGGAGGGCTTGAAAGAAATATTCAACAATGTTTAAAAGATTTTAATATACCTCTATATCTTTCAAGATCTGTAAAAGAAATAAGTGGAGAAGAAAGAGTTGAAAAAATATTAACTACAAAAGTAGATGAAAGATTCAATTATGTCGATGGAGAAGATATGATTTTTGAAGTAGACACTTTAATATCTTCTGTAGGATTGATACCAAATATTAAACCTTTTGACTTTTTAAATCATGATAATGGTTTTATAACTTCCAATACAAATCAAACATCTGCTGATTGGATATTTGCTGCCGGTAATTGTACTGTAGTATTTGATTTAGTTGATTATGTTGCAGCACAAGGAGAAAAAGCCGGAAGATTTGCTGCAAAAAAAGCATTAAAAAATTATGAAGATGATAAAATTATAAAACTTCAAAAAAGTAAAAATATAGGAATAATGTATCCTACATATATAAACACTGATTTTAAAGGAGAACTTTTTTTAAGAGTAAAAAAACCTTTTAATAAAATATGCATAGAAATACCTGAATATGGAATAAAAAAAGTTATAAATGAAGCTATTCCTTCGGAAATGATAAAAATTCAATTAAGAGATATAAAGAATTTTAATGAAATTATAGAGGTGAAAGCTTATGAAATTGTTTGA
- a CDS encoding DUF1667 domain-containing protein has protein sequence MKLFEERMTCVNCPVGCKVTIKFYEDKTIESIEGNRCEKGRQFVIDEIIDPKRTLVTSILVKNGKQPLTSVKSDKPLPLKFVEEAMKIIRKTVVKAPVKRGDILIKKIYEDVNIISTRSVEKEELP, from the coding sequence ATGAAATTGTTTGAAGAGAGAATGACATGTGTTAATTGCCCTGTTGGATGTAAAGTTACAATAAAATTTTATGAAGATAAAACTATAGAAAGTATTGAAGGAAACAGATGTGAAAAAGGAAGGCAATTTGTTATAGATGAAATAATAGATCCCAAGAGAACTCTTGTTACAAGTATTCTCGTTAAGAATGGTAAACAGCCTCTCACATCTGTAAAGTCTGATAAACCATTACCTTTAAAATTTGTTGAAGAAGCTATGAAAATAATAAGAAAAACAGTAGTTAAAGCACCTGTTAAAAGGGGGGATATTCTAATTAAAAAAATTTATGAAGATGTGAATATAATATCTACAAGATCTGTTGAAAAAGAAGAACTCCCTTAA
- a CDS encoding MIP/aquaporin family protein: MGKMSTFVAEIIGTAVLILLGDGVVAGVSLNKSKAKDSGWIVITFAWGLAVSMGVFASGEISGAHLNPAVTVGLASIGKFPWAEVPMYIFAQLIGAFIGAVLVWLTYLPHWKETESQESKLAVFCTAPAIRDYGKNMLTEIIGTFMLVFGILFIGTNNLQNGVSALSVGLLVFVIGMSLGGPTGYAINPARDLGPRIAHAILPIHGKGKSDWKYSWVPVIGPIIGGIIGAFTFNLIF; encoded by the coding sequence GTGGGGAAAATGTCGACATTTGTTGCTGAAATTATTGGAACAGCTGTTCTGATATTGTTGGGCGATGGAGTTGTTGCTGGGGTTTCTTTAAATAAGTCGAAAGCAAAAGACTCCGGATGGATAGTCATAACTTTTGCATGGGGTTTAGCAGTATCGATGGGAGTTTTTGCTTCTGGTGAAATAAGCGGAGCTCATTTGAATCCGGCTGTTACAGTTGGATTAGCTTCAATAGGAAAATTTCCTTGGGCTGAAGTGCCTATGTATATATTTGCTCAGTTAATAGGGGCATTTATTGGTGCAGTATTGGTTTGGTTGACCTATTTGCCTCATTGGAAAGAAACTGAAAGCCAAGAAAGCAAATTAGCTGTTTTTTGTACGGCACCAGCTATAAGAGATTATGGTAAAAATATGTTAACAGAGATTATAGGGACTTTTATGCTCGTTTTTGGTATTCTTTTTATAGGAACAAATAATTTACAAAATGGAGTATCTGCATTATCTGTTGGTTTATTAGTATTTGTTATAGGAATGTCATTAGGTGGACCAACCGGTTATGCAATAAATCCTGCGAGGGATTTAGGACCAAGAATAGCACATGCTATTTTACCCATACATGGCAAGGGTAAATCTGATTGGAAATATTCATGGGTGCCTGTAATAGGACCTATCATAGGTGGTATTATAGGTGCATTTACATTTAACTTAATATTTTAA
- the glpK gene encoding glycerol kinase GlpK, with amino-acid sequence MKKYILSFDQGTTSSRAILFDHNGKIKGVSQKEFKQMFPKSGWVEHDAMEIWGSQSGVAREVLETAGVKPDEVAAIGITNQRETTVVWDKNTGRPVYNAIVWQCRRTAAICDELKRKGWEERIKEKTGLVIDAYFSATKIKWILDNIDGAREKAEKGELLFGTIDTWLIWNLTRGKVHVTDYSNASRTMLYNIKELKWDDEILEELNIPKSMLPEVKPSSCVYGYTDERTFGGSNIPIAGIAGDQQAALFGQACYQQGMAKNTYGTGCFMLMNTGEKPVESKNGLLTTIAWGIEDKVYYALEGSIFVAGAAIQWLRDELRLVYDAPQSEYYANLVKDTEGVYVVPAFTGLGAPYWDMYARGAILGLTRGTKREHLVRATLESLAYQSKDVLEAMQQDSGIELKALKVDGGAAANDFLMQFQSDILNVPVLRPSVLETTAMGAAFLAGLAVKFWESEKDIQNIWEVNKTFESKMEESDRIKKYKGWQKAVKRAMDWEEKE; translated from the coding sequence ATGAAAAAATATATTCTTTCATTTGATCAAGGAACAACAAGTTCAAGAGCTATACTCTTTGATCATAATGGCAAAATAAAAGGAGTTTCTCAGAAAGAATTTAAACAGATGTTTCCAAAATCTGGTTGGGTAGAACATGATGCAATGGAAATATGGGGAAGTCAAAGTGGTGTTGCAAGAGAAGTTCTTGAAACGGCAGGAGTTAAACCAGATGAAGTTGCAGCAATTGGTATAACAAATCAAAGAGAAACAACTGTTGTTTGGGATAAAAATACTGGAAGACCTGTTTACAATGCCATTGTATGGCAATGTAGAAGAACAGCAGCCATTTGTGATGAGTTAAAAAGAAAAGGTTGGGAAGAAAGAATAAAAGAAAAAACAGGTCTTGTAATAGATGCTTATTTTTCAGCAACAAAAATAAAATGGATTTTAGATAATATAGATGGTGCAAGAGAAAAAGCTGAAAAAGGGGAATTATTATTTGGAACTATAGATACATGGCTCATATGGAATTTAACAAGGGGAAAAGTTCATGTGACAGATTATTCCAATGCATCAAGAACTATGCTATATAATATAAAAGAATTAAAATGGGATGATGAAATACTTGAAGAGTTAAATATACCTAAATCTATGCTTCCAGAAGTTAAGCCTTCAAGTTGTGTATATGGTTACACAGATGAACGAACTTTTGGAGGATCTAATATTCCAATAGCTGGAATTGCAGGAGATCAACAGGCAGCACTTTTTGGACAAGCTTGTTATCAACAGGGAATGGCAAAAAACACTTATGGTACAGGTTGTTTTATGCTCATGAATACTGGTGAAAAACCTGTTGAATCTAAAAATGGCCTTTTGACAACTATAGCATGGGGTATAGAAGATAAAGTTTATTATGCATTAGAAGGTAGTATATTCGTTGCTGGAGCTGCAATACAATGGTTGAGAGATGAATTAAGACTTGTATATGATGCACCTCAATCAGAATATTATGCTAATCTGGTTAAAGATACAGAAGGTGTTTATGTTGTGCCTGCTTTTACAGGACTTGGAGCACCGTATTGGGATATGTACGCAAGAGGAGCTATTTTAGGTTTAACAAGAGGAACAAAGAGAGAACATCTTGTAAGAGCTACACTTGAATCTTTAGCATATCAGTCTAAAGATGTTTTAGAAGCTATGCAACAGGATTCTGGTATAGAGTTAAAAGCTTTAAAGGTAGATGGTGGAGCGGCAGCAAATGACTTTTTAATGCAATTTCAATCTGATATATTGAATGTTCCAGTATTAAGACCTTCTGTACTCGAAACAACGGCTATGGGTGCAGCATTTCTTGCAGGACTTGCAGTTAAGTTTTGGGAAAGTGAGAAGGACATACAAAATATATGGGAAGTTAATAAGACTTTTGAAAGTAAAATGGAAGAATCCGATAGAATAAAAAAATATAAAGGATGGCAAAAAGCAGTAAAAAGAGCTATGGATTGGGAAGAAAAAGAATAA